Genomic DNA from Hordeum vulgare subsp. vulgare chromosome 2H, MorexV3_pseudomolecules_assembly, whole genome shotgun sequence:
cggtctttacaacacagatctgggacattaccggaataactcaaccccggctcaagacggGTGGAAAGCAGCTCatagcatgaggcggtgttgataacaaaaatgtagcagttccctaagatggccgaagaacagctcagagcatagggtcactgccacggaaagaaattcaacagctgcccgcgacggtcgaaaagcagctcagaacacgggccAACTGCTGATAAGAGAAAtataaagtcggcatccaccccggacggccgaaagcagctcagactcaggTGTGGTGCCatcattgaagaaaatgcgagcaagggttcgtcagagtcACATACAGCCCACTACTACGCATACAATCACAATCATATTAATTTAATCATGCAGGAACAACACAGAGCAATGCTTTAGGGCATATATCAGATGGCCAGCTTGCCTGGGGTCGAAGGATACTcccggaagaggtgcggagagtccgcggAAAGGATCACCAGATACCGCTCTCTCTCGAAGGGGCTGATTggagacaagggcaaaagggtcattttcacagtgtaaccaccttgtgaaaataataccaacatgacgggctcgacgagacgaagatgtGGGCGTTGGTTTCACTGGaatcggagtcccgagcaaaaagataTGAGTGTTTGTGTGCCGGGGACTAGTCTGCAAAATAAGTAATTGCATTCGGGTCCCTGGGAAGAACGGCTGGTCGTGCACTTTGAGGAAATACGTTTCCCAGTAGGGAAGACGTATTCCAGGCCGAGGCGTCTCCACTTATCCGACGTGGCCGGTCTCCAGTCGCCGACAGGTGGGtcccgaccccacctgtcggtcctctctctctctcctccttccatctccttcctcctcctccccacctccTCCCGACGCGGCACGAGAGGCCTCCGGCTCCGGTGGCCGACGGAGCTCCGTTGAGCGAGGAGTCCAGGCGAGGGCGGGGATGGATCCGCAGCAGCTCGTCGCGTCCACTGGTGGGCTTTCCGTAGCTCGGGGGCGGCCGGAGGTGACGCTGCGGCGGCTCGGCCAGATTGGAGCGGAGGGAGTGGCCAGAGCTCGACCGCGCGAGCTGGGTGGAGGAGAGGAGTTTGAGAGGCTCGGGGATGCCGGGGAAAGCTCGGGGTTGCGGCTTTAATAGCAGGTCGACCGGAGCGGATAGGAACGGCCACCGTGGCGTTCTTAGCCACGCACTGGCGCTCCGGTGAGGTGGCGAGCGCTCGGTGGTGCCGACCTGACACTCAACAGAAGGATGGGACGGCTCGGGGAGGAAGAAgccaagagagggaggaagacgacGCTCACGGACGGGACAGTACCGCGGCGGCGACTGCCGTGGCGTGGGGAGGAaataggaggggggaggggtcCAGGACGAGAGTGAGGCCAAGGAGAAGTTGTTGGACATGGCGATATGGAAAGAGTGCGAGGGAACAGACGAGGCTGAGAGACCAACGCACAGAGCATGCATTTGGCGCGCTCTGCCTGTGGTCACAGCGTGCATGGCGTGCTCCCAAAGGCGTCTGCCTATATAATCTTGTCCAACATGTTCTTCACTGCCCAACTAGTTAAGATAAGTGTCTCGAAGTAGCTAGGTGGCTCTGGGGTGGGATAAACATGCCAAAACAGATTCTGACAAGGTGTTTGTGGTTGTTTCTGGAGATATGGATGAATGAGAGGGGCTTAAACTTTGTCACAATGAAATATGATAGGGAGGATTATAAGCTTGCAAAATTTGAAGTCATTAAAACCTCATTTGcatatacttccttcacaaaccaaaAATTGGTCTAGAAACTAGAATTTGGAGCTGGGCTCAAATGGCTTAATGGATTGGTCTCAAATTTGGTGCAGGTGAATTATTTGAATATATGGAGATGCTGGAAAATTTTCAACTTATTTGGGAATGCCTACATGGTACTTTTTTCACAACACTTCCAAATGGACAAAAACTTAGGAAAATTGTTAGGAAAAGGTTGATAGGGGAATTGAGCTGATTTTTGGTATTCATTAGTGATTTATCAATGTAAACCACCATGAAAtgtttcagctcaaggagatcaaggaatagagcacttcctttgcaaattgcCCAACTCGACAGAATTTGcaaattgatgttgtgctcaaattttgaacTATGGAGCTTGGGATCTTGATGGAAATGGAGAAGATATagataggagaagctccacaaattatttgggatttttcctcgctaccaaaatggtagttcatttcgaaagtgcccaaaatgcaatattggcattaaataggaaaagacAATTTTCCCTTATtcaatgatggccaatattttatgggagctcaatatgatcacaaagattatttacacaagttttcatgaacttTAGAGATGGATggctattttcctggatttaattcctctatctgacagaaaaaggaattaatcatAAATGATAAATATTGtaaatgacttggcaatatttttacaTATCCAGGATTTAAAGATAAGGGATGATCACTTGGAAAAGGTTTGGGAGTCAAAAGATCAAAGGAAGTTGGGGTTCCTTTGCAACTAGAAGGATTAGGATTTCCCCTTccggcaattcggaaggtaggATTTTGAGAGCAAAACCTTGAGAAAAGATCTCAGGTGGAAGGGTTGGACTGAGGAGAATCTTTGGTTGGATAGGGAAGGCGAGGCTAGATGACCATCCTCATATACCCAGGAGTGAAAGAAATCCAATAACACCGAGAAAAAGAGACGGGAGTCAAATCCCGCAAATGAAAAAAAcagggagcgaaaaccagggtgttacaaggGCAGAAAGAAAAttatgtcgaggcaacaccacttgaagaggaagctaatgatgatgatcatgaagcttcagatctagttactgtcggacctcgcaggtcgacaagagcatgtACTGCTCCCGAGTAGTACGGGAATCctatcttatctatcatgttgttagacaatagtgagcctgcgagttatggagaagcaatggtgggcccagattccaacaagtgGTTAgaatccatgaaatccgagataggatctatgtgtgaaaacaaagtgtggactttgaaagtattacctgaaggtcgagaggctattcagaacaaatggatctttaagaagaagacagacgcatacggtactgtgaccgtttataaagctcaacttgtggcaaagggtttttcaaaagttcaaggagttgactacggtgagactttctcacccacagcgatgcttaagtccgtccgaatcatgttagcaatagctgcatttttcgattatgaaatctaacagatggatgtcaaaacaacgttccttaacgggtttcttaaggaagagttgtatatgatacaaccagaaggttttgtcgatccatagaatgcttaccaggtgtgcaagctccagcgatccatttatggactggtgcaagcatctcggagttggaatcagcgctttgatgaggtgatcaaggcgtttgggtttatacaagtttttggagaagcttgtatttacaagagagtgagtgggagatctatagcgtctctaatattatatgtgggtgacatattgctgattggaaacaatgtggagtttttggaaagcgtaaaagattacttgaataaaagtttttcaatgaaagacctaggagaagttgcttacatattgggcataaagatctatagagatagatcgaggcgcctgatagctctttcacaaagcacaaagcttgataaagttttgaagaagttcaaaatggaacaattcaagaaggggttcttgcctatgttacaaggtataaatatgagtaagactcaatgtccagtaactacagaagatagagaaaagatgagtgtcgtcccctatgcttcaaccatagggtctataatgtatgcaatgttgtgcacaagaccggatgccagcctggccataagtatgccaagcaggtttcaaagtgattcaggagtggaacactgggcggcggtcaagaatattctgaagtacctgaaaaggactaaggaaaagtttctcgtttatgggggtgacgaagagctcgttgtaaagggttacttcgacgcaagctttgacaccgatccggatgactctaagtcacaaaccggatacgtatttgttcTTAACGGGGATGCGGTGAGTtgatgcagttccaagcaaaacgtcgtagctgattctacatgtgaagcggagtacatagctgcctcagaggcagccaaggagggtgtctggatgaagcagttcatgtcagatcttggagtagtgccaactgcactggatccaatcaatctattctgtgacaacactgctgccattgctctagccaagaaaccaaggtttcacaagaggatcggacacataaagcgacgcttcaatgccattcgcgattacatcaaggaggaagacataaaatttgcatagtgcacacggatctgaatgttgcagacccgctgactaaacctctaccacgagcgaagcatgaacaacaccagaaccGTATggctgttagattcattacattgtaaatcacatgaagatgtgagactagattattgactctagtgcatgtgggactgttggaaatatgccctagaggcaataataaaatagttattattatatttcctgtttcaagataatcgtttattatccatgttataactgtactgaatggaaacataaatgcatgtgtggatatatagacaaaattgtgtccctagtgagtctctagttgactagcatgttgatcaagcatggttaaggtttcctagccatagacaagtgttgtcacttgatgacgagatcacatcattaggagaacgatgtgatggacaagacccaaactatgaacctagcatatgatcgtgtcattttgttgctattgttttctccatgtcaagtatttattcctatgaccataagataatgtaactcactgacatcggaggaatgccttgtgtgtatcaaacgtcgcaacgttactgggtgactataaaggtgctccacgggtatctccgaaggtgtccgttgagttagcatggatcaagactgggatttgtcactccgtgtgacgaagaggtatctcggggcccactcggtaatacaacattacatataagcttgcaagcaatatgactaaagatttagtcccgagatcttgtattacggaacgagtaaagagacttgccggtaacgaggttgaaataggtatagagataccgacggtcaaatctcgggcaagtaacataccaaaggataaagggaatggtatacggtattatatgaatccttggcatagaggttcaaccgataagatcttcgtagaatatgtaggatccaatatggacatccaggtccccctattggatattgaccggggagtgtctcaggtcatgtctgcatacttctcgaacccgcagggtctgcacacttaaggttcggttatgtttcggtatagttgagttataggtgcttgtGACCGacgttttgtttggagtcccggatgagatcccggacatcatgagggtttctagaatggtccgtaaacgaagattgatatataggaagttggtatttggattccggaagaatttcgggcattgccggtagtgtacggggagtgacgaatgggtaccggaggcccaccaggtgggcccaccactccccaagagggccacgtggacttgatggtggtgcaatagctcttagtcggctgtctagtcaaccaaagaaagcctatgaggtaaaagtggaaaaaacgaaagaggtggacaacttggggaggagtcctactccaagtaggattgaaggaggaggactcctccctagcgtcggccgagcccaaggaggttctccttggtgctcaaggctagcccctccttcctcctatatatactagaggttttagggtttttgagacacaatttcagccacgtgcaaccctctcctctagttcgtagttcttcctctagatcggatttctgcggtgcttaggcgaagccgtgcaagaatagatcaccaccaccgccggcgcgccttcacgctgccggagaactcatctacttccccatctctcttgctggatcaagaaggcggagatcgtcatcgagctgtacatgttctgaacgcggaggtgtcattcgttcggtactagatcaagacggatcgtgggacgacgatgatttgaatcacgaagacgtcccactacatcaaccctgttttttaacgcttcccgcttagcgatctacaagagtatgtagatccgatctccctctcgtagatgatcatcaccatgataggtcttagtgtgcgtaggaaattttttgtttcccatgcaacgttccccaacatcactttcACATACAACGAATGGAATACAAATTATGATCGTACTTATCGGTTCAATATTAACGGTCATGACTATCACACAAATAGttcgaacatttttaaaatgaaccATCATGTACTTATAATGTTCATGAATTTATAAGTGTGTGTATATCACAAAATTGTTTATATATTCACTACAAAAAGATAGTATAGTATGATGGTAAGTACGGTCCgagaaaattcaaaacaaaacaaaaatatgcTGCAATCAGGAAGGTGCTAACTATGTCCACTGTTTGTCGCCTTTTATAACAACCACTAAGACTGTGATAGTTTGAAGTGCAATTTTTAAGTAGCATATGAATAAACTGCACTGCGATGAAGTATTTAGAATAAACTACACTCCCGGCCTCCAAAGTGTCACTTAGTTTAAGCATTTCTTATCCCAATCACTGAATTTTTTGCAAACTGCAAATGTAGCAAGGATAGTTGGCCTAAGTTATATTGCTCAAATAATTCAAACAACAGACAATTCAGAAACATACGTGCATTTCTCAAATGGGTGAACACCAAGCCCTGAAGCAAATAACACACTGATGCAGCGCTCATCACAATTGACATGGCAATAAGAAAAGAAGGGTAGGTCCCAACTATTGCCGCCTAACCAGTTAGAGCCTCCTAAACTCAAGTAAGCTCATCACAAAGACTATGCAAGTCAAATCGAAAAGCAACTAAGCACATGTAAGTAAATACCAATCCAGATAGATAAGAGGGCTAATTGGAAGTTGCATACGAGATACGACAATCCATCGGTATGCATACTTCAGCCGGGCTTTGGAGTAAGAGCAGCATGTAGAAGGGGGAGAAACTCTAACCTACTCTCAAGGACATCGTGGAAACAGCACTCGGCATGAACAAATTGCTCCTCCTCGATCGCCTTGCACCCCTTGTCAAACAGCTCATTTGTTTTTTTCCCCTCCCATTCTAACTCCTCTTCCTCGGCCTCCTCTTCCCATccatcctcctcatccttctctatCAATTTCTCCTTCTCATCGCCCACATCCTCACTTGTGTTTGGCAACAGCAGATCATGATGTTCGCCTTGGGTCATCTCAACGTTCTCTGAGGTTACGCCCCCagctagatctgaaaatatacattatactccctccgtcctaaaataactgtctcaagcttagtacaaatttgtattagagctagtacaaagttaagacacttattttgggacggagggagtatatgacatTGCTATATCTAATTTCACAAAAGTCATTCTTGTGTACCATCGCCTAAACTTCATGTAGCTAACTGAAGTACTCCccccgtaaagaaatataagagcgtttaggatctaaacgctcttatatttctttacggagggagtattacttaTTTTTGTTAAGCGATTCACAAGTCATAGGAAAGCAACAGGTTTGACGATGCTAGTACCTGGAGTGTAGAACCTCATGTAGGGAATGACTTCAGTGCCGCTGGATACCTTCTTGACTCGGCCTGAATTAATCTCAACTGTGAAGGTGCCAAGATCTGTCCCCACGAAAAAGACATCAACCCCATTGGCGCAGCTGACCAAAAATCTGGGGCGAGAGGGTAGCAAGTTCTGCAGGTCAACCACTCTGCGTATTGCACATTTCACGGCCCCGTCTGTGCCAGCCTCCATCGACCATAGTTGGAGCGTGGACTCGTGCAGATTGGCACATCCCAGCACACCGTCCTCCGTTGGCATAAGGATATACCCGGAGTTCCAACTGTGCATGGCTGGCCAGTGAATCATCGATAGTTCCTGGCTGAACAAGTCATACCGCAGGACAACATTTTCCTCAGTGCACAAGAAATAGACTGCATCTCCCACAAACGCATTGGGCCGACAGAGCCAGACGTGCAGGGGCAAGTCAGGGTGCTCACAAGACGTCACGGGGCTCCAGGCACGGGACTCGGAAGAGTAGACGCAAGCTTGTGCAATCCCATCGTCATCGGTGCCCACGTAGACCACACGGAAGGGGTCGCCAGGGCAGTCGAGGTGGTCGCAGCCATCGGCGGCGCAGAGCACCGCCGCCGAACAGTCCGGGACGGTTGGATAGTCCACGAATTCCGGCAAGGACAGCCGCCACTGGCGGTGGCCGACGGGGTCCCACACGATGAGGCAGAGGGGTTCGCCGTCCGGGCCGAGAGTGTTTGAGAGGACGAGGCCATGGCGAGCGTCGAGAACGAAGAGGCTGCACTTGCCGGGGTGGATCGGGAAGAACGGGGAGGTGGGGGACAAGGGAGAAAACAAGCACATTACCGTCTCGTCGTTCTCGAAGAACCCCAGCAAGGGAGGCGTGCCGTGGAACTCGCGGTAGAGGCGGGAGAAGGCGGGGCTGGCGAGGCGGCTGCGCCAGGGCTTGCACGCGAGGGAGGCGCGGAAGAGGCACCCGGGGTCGTCCggcgggaggcggaggaggatctCCTCGTGGAGCTCGTCCGGCAGcgtcgccggcggcggcggcatggCGGGCGGAGGCGTGGGCTGTGGCCGGAAGGCAAGGACCAACTGCTGCTGGGTCTGCGTTCGTGGGCCATTTCACAGGCTCGGAGGGTTGGGCTCAACCAGCTCGGCGTGGGGCGTGGGGCGTGGGGATTTCTGACAAAGTGGGACCGGGGAGGCAGCGAGACTGGGACTGGTGCATAGTGGAGGAGCTGATTTCTTTCTCCAAGCGGGCAGTGGCAATGGCGTGCTACGCCGCTCTGCTGCACCAGCCGCCCGCCTCGCCGTCCCCGTGCACCTCAGGCCGCGCCGGATCCTGCCGCGTCCGGCCGCCCCCGCTCCACCGGCGCCGAGCCCCTCCCCTGTCCACCCGCGCCCGGATCTCCCCGCGCTGCTCCTACGCCGCAGCTGGAGGGAGCGCCGGAGCGGGCGCCGAGGAGCAGCCCGCGGCGGCGCTACGGAGAGTGCTGGAGACGCCGGGCGCCCACCAGGCGCCCGCTTGCTACGACGCGCTCAGCGCCCGCCTCGTCGAGCGCGCCGGGTTCAGGGCCTGCTTCACGAGCGGTACGTGTTCGCGCTTTTGCTTCTGCAGGAATTCGTCTCACTCCTATCATAGATTCATAGTAGTATATAGTGTACCATACTTCCAATTCCTGAACATCGCAACGGGTGCTTGCTGTGTCACCATGTTTCTGTCATTCTGTGAGACTGAATTGTGAGTGTTATACCTATACTGCCTTGTACACCACATATGCCATGAAGATGATGAAACCTTAGACTGGCGTTAGAATTTGCTCTTGTACTGGTCTATGTTGGCTAGGTTTCTGTTGAGGGCACATTAATCAAGTGGCATTGCACATCTCGGATCACCACAAGTTTGTTCTTCACTTGGTACAGTCAAGGTCACTCGGACAGAACTTGAAAATGGAACCAGAGAGTAGTAGTTGCTATGTAAAAGGAGATCTACAAGATTTCAATCCTGAAAAAATTAACGGCGTTTTGTCTTTCAGGATTCTCAATATCTGCTGCAAGGCTTGGATTGCCAGATGTTGGTCTCATCTCCTATGGCGAAATGATAGATCAAGGGCGTCTAATCACTGAAGCCGTATCTATACCTGTCATTGGTGATGCCGATAATGGTTATGGAAACTGTATGAATGTCAAGAGGACAGTGAAAGGATTTATCAATGCTGGTTTTGCTGGAATTATTCTTGAGGATCAGGTATTTTGATACTATGCCAATGTTGTGCTGTTTACTGAATTCTCAAGCTGTTTTGCTTCTATAACATATTTTATGTGCACAAACTATTGCATCACTGAACTTGAGTGCTTCATAAGAACCTAATATGATTTTACATATCCTGGTTGTGCATTCAGTTTCATGTTAACTATAATTTTGAATAACAACCCATGCTACTGCCCTAATAAGTCTCTGGCCTGGACCCTGGCTGATATCTCACATTCTTAGTATAAAATAATTCATATTCTAGCAATCAAGGATCATTTATCCTGATTTTGAACTATGCACTTAAACCATGTAATCACTCCATTTCCATTGCATTTTGTAGATATAGTTCTGTTCCTTATT
This window encodes:
- the LOC123427182 gene encoding uncharacterized protein LOC123427182, whose product is MPPPPATLPDELHEEILLRLPPDDPGCLFRASLACKPWRSRLASPAFSRLYREFHGTPPLLGFFENDETVMCLFSPLSPTSPFFPIHPGKCSLFVLDARHGLVLSNTLGPDGEPLCLIVWDPVGHRQWRLSLPEFVDYPTVPDCSAAVLCAADGCDHLDCPGDPFRVVYVGTDDDGIAQACVYSSESRAWSPVTSCEHPDLPLHVWLCRPNAFVGDAVYFLCTEENVVLRYDLFSQELSMIHWPAMHSWNSGYILMPTEDGVLGCANLHESTLQLWSMEAGTDGAVKCAIRRVVDLQNLLPSRPRFLVSCANGVDVFFVGTDLGTFTVEINSGRVKKVSSGTEVIPYMRFYTPDLAGGVTSENVEMTQGEHHDLLLPNTSEDVGDEKEKLIEKDEEDGWEEEAEEEELEWEGKKTNELFDKGCKAIEEEQFVHAECCFHDVLESRLEFLPLLHAALTPKPG